A genomic region of Thermodesulfovibrio aggregans contains the following coding sequences:
- a CDS encoding radical SAM/SPASM domain-containing protein, with the protein MDLNARFQKGFLPMKLAEYYLNENFFIKLIEFPALYNIKTDELYSLNEKGLEIIQNIEEGKTLNIKDKEEKEFINYCLNEGILTTEPQKRIKTLLRQSPIPSLRYLELQITNQCNLRCKHCFVDRDTVHNLRFEKIQKILKEFEQMQGLRVLITGGEPLMHPEFEKINDFIKELPIRKILFTNGVLLNDNILKKLNVEEIQISLDGMKKGHEILRGKGTFDKTIEAIKKAADYGFQVSVATVIHKGNVAEFDELENLIKTMKIREWTVDALTVTGSLKLHQQLWVSPDEAYKIMQSYGFSVEDHPRLEGFGCGTHLLAVLATGQAAFCSFYEDEPIGNIDEGLENVWKRKKQIVLKELECAELNCPFLEECRGGCRFRATVLNRKEKAPDLFKCYQFGRLKP; encoded by the coding sequence ATGGATTTAAATGCCAGATTCCAGAAAGGCTTTCTACCTATGAAATTGGCTGAGTACTATCTTAATGAAAACTTTTTTATAAAACTTATTGAGTTTCCAGCACTTTATAACATCAAAACAGACGAACTCTACAGTCTCAATGAAAAAGGATTAGAGATAATTCAGAACATTGAAGAGGGCAAAACTTTAAATATCAAAGATAAAGAGGAAAAGGAGTTTATAAACTACTGTCTGAATGAGGGAATATTAACAACAGAACCGCAAAAAAGAATTAAAACTCTTTTGAGACAATCGCCAATTCCTTCACTAAGATATCTTGAACTGCAGATTACAAATCAATGTAATCTTAGATGTAAACACTGTTTTGTTGATAGAGATACAGTACATAATCTCAGGTTTGAAAAAATTCAAAAAATCCTTAAAGAATTTGAACAGATGCAGGGATTGAGAGTTTTAATTACCGGTGGAGAACCTCTTATGCATCCTGAATTTGAAAAGATTAACGATTTTATAAAAGAGCTTCCAATAAGAAAAATTCTCTTTACTAATGGAGTTTTGCTCAATGACAATATATTGAAAAAACTGAATGTAGAAGAAATTCAGATAAGTCTCGATGGAATGAAAAAAGGACATGAAATCTTAAGAGGAAAAGGAACATTTGATAAAACAATTGAGGCAATAAAAAAAGCAGCAGATTACGGATTTCAGGTATCTGTTGCAACAGTTATTCATAAAGGCAATGTAGCAGAATTTGATGAGCTTGAAAACCTCATTAAGACGATGAAAATCCGAGAATGGACGGTTGATGCTCTTACAGTAACAGGTAGCCTGAAACTACATCAGCAACTTTGGGTATCACCTGATGAGGCTTACAAAATCATGCAAAGTTATGGATTTTCTGTAGAAGATCATCCACGATTAGAAGGCTTTGGATGCGGAACTCATCTACTTGCTGTGCTTGCTACAGGTCAGGCAGCTTTTTGCTCTTTTTATGAAGATGAACCAATAGGAAACATTGATGAGGGACTGGAAAATGTATGGAAAAGGAAAAAACAGATAGTGCTCAAAGAGCTTGAGTGTGCAGAGCTTAACTGTCCCTTTCTTGAGGAATGCAGGGGAGGATGCAGATTCAGAGCAACTGTTCTAAATAGAAAAGAAAAAGCACCTGATCTTTTTAAATGTTATCAGTTTGGCAGGCTAAAGCCTTAG
- a CDS encoding radical SAM protein — protein MRKIFDRIDALLEKEKGTIFKEHGGRVKICLIYPNYYQVGISNLGFQSVYRLFNERKDVVCERAFLPEKEEDFVNNPLVSFESKKPLYDFDVLAFSLCFENDYPNILKILKLSKIPYNVSERDFNYPLLVAGGVLCFSNPEPVANIFDVVFIGEAEEVVDKFIETYKSVKEGSYEEEFKINLKKQLINLEGVYIPEAYKEVYFEEKLTGRRILWNNAPEKIKKVYCKEFSEKFNFSQIITDEAVFSNMFLLESMRGCPFSCRFCLVGHIYRPVRKASFEKLKETIERLKPSKIGIIAPSLTAYSDLKELLKIDGVELSFTSLRADKLTFNILKDISSQRTITLAPEAGSERLRKIIKKEITEDNLLLIVEELKKINIETLKLYFMIGLPFEKDEDVDDIVKLIKKIRVIFPRRITASVSVFVPKPFTPFQWHRMEDYERVKEKLKKLKRDTLAIKGFKLVHEVPKYSYMEGYFARGSRQAISVIEKISEGENFGKILDEVKYRLYETKSFEDYLPWDFIEHEGLTKESLWKEYEKAKALACQTDNI, from the coding sequence ATGAGAAAAATATTTGATAGAATTGATGCTTTATTAGAAAAAGAAAAGGGCACAATTTTTAAAGAGCATGGTGGCAGAGTAAAGATATGTCTCATATATCCAAATTACTATCAGGTAGGCATATCAAACTTAGGATTTCAGAGTGTTTATAGACTTTTCAATGAAAGAAAAGATGTTGTCTGCGAGAGAGCTTTTCTCCCAGAGAAAGAAGAGGATTTTGTAAATAATCCCCTTGTATCTTTTGAATCAAAAAAACCTCTTTATGACTTTGATGTTCTTGCGTTTAGCCTTTGCTTTGAAAATGACTATCCGAATATATTAAAAATACTAAAACTTAGTAAAATTCCTTATAATGTCTCAGAAAGAGATTTTAATTATCCTCTTTTAGTTGCTGGTGGAGTTTTATGTTTCAGTAATCCCGAGCCCGTTGCAAATATCTTTGATGTTGTCTTTATTGGTGAGGCTGAAGAAGTAGTCGATAAATTTATAGAAACTTACAAATCTGTTAAAGAAGGTTCCTATGAAGAGGAATTCAAGATAAATCTAAAGAAACAACTTATTAATCTTGAGGGGGTCTATATACCAGAAGCATACAAAGAAGTATATTTTGAAGAAAAGTTAACAGGAAGAAGGATTTTATGGAATAATGCTCCAGAAAAGATTAAAAAAGTTTACTGTAAGGAATTTTCAGAAAAATTCAATTTTTCCCAGATAATTACAGACGAAGCTGTTTTTTCAAATATGTTTCTTTTAGAGAGTATGCGGGGGTGTCCTTTCAGTTGTCGCTTCTGTCTTGTTGGACATATTTATAGACCTGTAAGAAAAGCCTCTTTTGAAAAATTAAAAGAAACCATTGAAAGATTAAAACCCTCTAAAATAGGAATAATAGCACCATCACTAACCGCTTACAGTGATTTAAAGGAATTACTAAAAATTGACGGAGTTGAGTTATCTTTTACTTCCTTGAGAGCAGATAAATTAACTTTTAATATACTTAAAGATATTTCATCGCAAAGAACTATTACATTGGCTCCTGAAGCAGGTTCTGAAAGATTAAGAAAGATAATAAAAAAAGAAATCACTGAAGATAATCTTCTATTGATAGTTGAAGAACTTAAAAAGATTAACATTGAAACTCTCAAACTTTACTTTATGATCGGACTTCCCTTTGAAAAAGATGAAGATGTTGATGATATAGTTAAACTTATTAAAAAAATTCGTGTAATTTTTCCTCGCAGAATAACGGCAAGTGTGAGCGTATTTGTTCCAAAGCCTTTTACTCCTTTTCAGTGGCACAGAATGGAGGACTATGAAAGAGTAAAAGAGAAACTGAAAAAATTGAAAAGGGATACCCTGGCTATTAAAGGATTTAAGCTTGTTCATGAAGTTCCAAAATACTCTTATATGGAAGGATATTTTGCAAGGGGGTCAAGGCAGGCAATTTCAGTGATTGAGAAGATTTCAGAGGGAGAAAACTTTGGGAAAATTCTTGATGAGGTAAAGTACAGACTCTATGAAACAAAGTCATTTGAAGACTATCTGCCCTGGGATTTTATTGAACATGAAGGATTAACCAAAGAGTCCTTATGGAAGGAGTATGAGAAGGCTAAGGCTTTAGCCTGCCAAACTGATAACATTTAA
- a CDS encoding cysteine desulfurase family protein: protein MIYLDYNATTPLDPRVKEEIIKSFEEFGNPSSSHIAGKRAREIIESARAKVARLIDAEPEEIIFTSGGTESNNLAIFGRALCFNSGHVITSSIEHPSVLNPCRQLARMGYDVTFLPVNSNGFVDPDDVKKAIRKDTILVTIMHSNNETGVIQPIKEIAEILKERQIPFHTDCAQSIGKVRVSVKEIPVTMLTLAGHKFYAPKGIGALYIRKDFFIKPLLFGASHEKGLRPGTENTPYIAGLGKSAEIIHEEFDEITEHLNQVTELLLKGLLEIPDIKLNGAKAPRLPNTINISIKGIEATEFVKKLSDRVAISAGSACHAGIRKPSHVLLSMGVSSEEALSSIRISTGKFTTFEEVNSAIEIIKQQLNVI from the coding sequence ATGATCTATCTTGACTACAATGCAACAACTCCGTTAGACCCGAGAGTAAAGGAAGAAATAATAAAGAGTTTTGAAGAATTCGGAAATCCCTCAAGTTCTCATATTGCTGGTAAAAGGGCAAGAGAGATTATTGAGTCTGCAAGAGCAAAAGTAGCAAGGCTCATTGATGCAGAGCCTGAGGAGATAATTTTTACTTCAGGAGGAACAGAGTCAAACAATCTTGCCATATTTGGAAGGGCTCTTTGTTTCAACTCAGGTCATGTTATTACATCTTCAATTGAGCATCCGTCAGTTCTAAATCCATGCAGACAGCTGGCACGCATGGGCTATGATGTTACTTTTTTACCTGTAAACAGCAATGGATTTGTTGATCCTGATGATGTTAAAAAGGCGATTAGAAAAGACACGATTCTTGTTACAATAATGCACTCAAATAACGAAACTGGAGTAATTCAGCCAATTAAGGAGATAGCTGAAATCCTTAAAGAAAGACAAATCCCTTTTCATACAGACTGCGCTCAGAGTATAGGAAAAGTAAGGGTTTCTGTTAAAGAAATCCCTGTTACGATGCTTACTTTAGCTGGACATAAGTTTTATGCACCAAAAGGAATCGGAGCTCTATACATCAGGAAAGATTTTTTCATAAAGCCATTGCTCTTTGGTGCATCCCATGAAAAGGGATTAAGACCAGGTACAGAAAACACTCCTTATATTGCAGGCTTGGGAAAGTCAGCAGAGATAATTCATGAAGAGTTTGATGAAATAACAGAGCATCTGAATCAGGTAACAGAGCTTTTGTTAAAAGGACTTCTTGAAATTCCAGATATTAAGCTAAATGGAGCAAAAGCCCCAAGACTTCCAAATACGATAAACATTTCAATAAAAGGTATTGAAGCTACTGAGTTTGTTAAAAAGCTTTCCGACAGAGTGGCAATCTCAGCAGGTTCAGCCTGCCATGCAGGCATAAGAAAACCAAGTCATGTGTTGCTTTCAATGGGTGTCTCTTCAGAGGAAGCTCTTTCCTCAATTAGAATAAGTACCGGAAAATTTACCACCTTTGAGGAAGTCAACAGTGCCATTGAAATAATAAAACAGCAGCTTAATGTAATTTAG
- a CDS encoding MBL fold metallo-hydrolase RNA specificity domain-containing protein, which yields MKIHFFGATKTVTGSCFLIENEKDTILVDCGLFQEDEKEYLNYEPFPFNPRKINIVILTHAHLDHSALLPKLVKEGLRCKIITTPATKDLLEIMLFDALKVQKNENYKQPLYDEENIYRVLKQIETLPYQKTLNFNGIEIKLYDAGHILGSATVQLNFNGKKIVFSGDIGRTGYPILRDPEPPQEADYLVLESTYGNRVHKGLEESIKELIQAIKDTFNKGGNVIIPAFAVGRTQDLLYILNRAVRQGLLQPVNVYLDSPLAEEATKIYLSHPELFDDEALREMRNPSRTSIKLHFVKTVDESKKLNSIKSNAIIIAGSGMCQGGRVIYHLYHNIDREECSIIFVGFQAKGTLGRKIVDGEKEVSILGRLIPVRAKIYTIGGFSAHADRDELLKWLAALRSKPEIFLVHGEPEVIESFKGAIEEKYGFKCQIPERLSTYEIG from the coding sequence ATGAAAATTCATTTTTTTGGAGCTACGAAAACTGTTACGGGTTCCTGTTTTCTAATTGAAAATGAGAAAGATACTATCCTCGTTGACTGCGGACTCTTTCAGGAAGATGAAAAAGAGTATCTGAACTATGAACCTTTTCCTTTTAATCCAAGAAAAATAAATATTGTAATTCTCACCCATGCCCATCTTGACCACTCTGCTCTTCTGCCAAAACTTGTTAAAGAAGGCTTAAGATGCAAAATTATAACCACTCCTGCCACAAAAGACCTTCTTGAAATAATGCTTTTTGACGCATTGAAAGTACAAAAAAATGAAAACTACAAACAGCCACTTTATGATGAGGAAAACATATACAGAGTTTTAAAACAAATCGAAACTCTACCATATCAAAAAACATTAAATTTCAATGGAATAGAGATAAAACTTTATGATGCAGGACATATTCTCGGTTCAGCCACTGTTCAGTTGAATTTTAACGGTAAAAAAATTGTATTTTCAGGAGACATCGGAAGAACCGGTTATCCTATTTTGCGAGACCCTGAACCTCCTCAAGAAGCAGACTACCTTGTTTTAGAGTCAACCTATGGAAACAGAGTTCATAAAGGACTTGAGGAAAGTATTAAAGAACTCATTCAGGCAATAAAGGATACCTTTAATAAGGGGGGAAATGTAATAATTCCAGCCTTTGCTGTAGGAAGAACTCAAGACTTGCTCTATATTCTCAACAGAGCTGTAAGACAGGGGCTTCTTCAACCAGTAAATGTTTATCTTGACAGCCCTCTTGCAGAGGAAGCCACAAAAATATATCTTTCCCATCCAGAACTCTTTGATGATGAAGCACTCAGAGAAATGAGAAATCCATCCCGTACATCCATAAAGCTTCACTTTGTTAAAACTGTAGATGAATCAAAAAAGCTAAATTCAATTAAATCAAATGCAATCATTATTGCAGGCAGTGGAATGTGTCAGGGAGGAAGAGTCATATATCATCTCTATCATAACATTGATAGAGAGGAATGCAGCATCATATTTGTAGGATTTCAAGCAAAAGGCACCCTTGGAAGAAAAATTGTAGATGGAGAGAAAGAAGTTTCAATTCTTGGCAGACTCATTCCTGTAAGGGCAAAGATTTACACAATAGGAGGTTTTTCAGCTCATGCTGATAGGGATGAACTCTTAAAATGGCTTGCAGCATTGAGGTCAAAACCAGAAATCTTTCTCGTTCACGGTGAGCCAGAGGTCATTGAGAGTTTTAAAGGAGCAATAGAAGAAAAGTATGGATTTAAATGCCAGATTCCAGAAAGGCTTTCTACCTATGAAATTGGCTGA